The following proteins come from a genomic window of Micromonospora echinofusca:
- a CDS encoding acyl carrier protein, which translates to MDDEEVLNALLTTARSVFDIGSLTPEDDLFALGATSVDAVRLVSALEADHGLILDMEVVFESGNFAEMAGKIVPAA; encoded by the coding sequence ATGGACGACGAAGAAGTTCTCAATGCTCTGCTGACCACAGCACGCTCCGTGTTCGACATCGGGTCACTGACCCCGGAGGACGATCTCTTCGCGCTGGGCGCGACGTCGGTCGACGCAGTGCGGCTGGTCTCCGCCCTCGAGGCCGACCACGGGCTCATCCTCGACATGGAGGTCGTGTTCGAGAGCGGAAACTTCGCCGAGATGGCCGGCAAGATCGTTCCAGCGGCATGA
- a CDS encoding AMP-binding protein — MTGQHWLSKVTTGSWTEVFGDHDGPRITLEPEGLLTSGELRSLLSRVGDRLAAATSDAPGTVIAVETADPFANLVVSLAAWGRGAIVAPIDPATPQQRREQMLQTSGATAVVTVDGDRTTAEAYRPSRVVGAERPDLGDRPGYVMFTSGSTGVPKGVHVRLDNLCARIATFAEHLGFTERDAMPSLTSPSFDISWVETLVPLVAGGEARFPRRTARTNVGALVRWLATQPPTVVQATPTMFGVMTSLGWSPSAETSVWSAGEALPGRLANELAATAGAVWNHYGPTEAAIYATTWRYTQALGDGLAPIGHPIAPSTYRIERDGNGDGELLLGGLLAEGYVGNRNATDAAFVVRDGVRMYRTGDMVEEGPDGLEFLGRRDSQVKVRGVRIELGDVEAALRRVTGSHQVAAVAVPDGTGTVNLVAVLAGDNHDPDDVRRRIVDELPPMYRPSRYVLLGEELPRTVSGKLDRVTVARRLRDDAAQASGGRRG, encoded by the coding sequence ATGACAGGGCAGCACTGGCTGTCCAAGGTCACCACCGGTTCGTGGACGGAGGTGTTCGGCGACCACGACGGCCCCCGGATCACGCTCGAACCGGAGGGCCTCCTCACCTCCGGCGAGTTGCGATCCCTGCTGTCCCGCGTCGGTGACCGGCTGGCCGCGGCGACCTCGGACGCCCCCGGCACGGTAATCGCCGTGGAGACCGCCGACCCGTTCGCGAACCTGGTGGTGAGCCTGGCGGCGTGGGGCCGCGGCGCCATCGTGGCCCCGATCGACCCGGCTACCCCGCAGCAGCGACGCGAACAGATGCTCCAGACGTCCGGAGCCACCGCCGTCGTCACGGTCGACGGCGACCGGACGACCGCCGAAGCCTACCGCCCCAGCCGGGTGGTCGGCGCCGAGCGGCCGGATCTCGGTGACCGACCCGGCTACGTGATGTTCACCTCCGGCAGCACGGGCGTACCGAAGGGCGTGCACGTCCGCCTCGACAACCTCTGCGCCCGGATCGCTACCTTCGCCGAGCACCTCGGGTTCACCGAGCGGGACGCGATGCCGAGCCTGACCTCTCCCAGCTTCGACATCAGCTGGGTCGAGACGTTGGTGCCCCTGGTCGCCGGTGGTGAGGCGCGGTTTCCACGGCGGACGGCCCGCACCAATGTGGGCGCCCTGGTGCGGTGGCTCGCCACGCAGCCACCGACCGTCGTTCAGGCGACGCCCACGATGTTCGGCGTGATGACCTCGCTGGGGTGGTCGCCATCGGCGGAAACCTCGGTGTGGAGCGCCGGCGAGGCGCTGCCGGGCCGACTGGCCAACGAACTGGCTGCCACCGCGGGAGCGGTCTGGAACCACTACGGGCCGACTGAGGCAGCGATCTATGCGACGACGTGGCGGTACACCCAGGCGCTCGGCGACGGGCTGGCGCCGATCGGGCACCCCATCGCTCCGTCCACCTACCGGATCGAGCGCGACGGGAACGGCGACGGCGAACTGCTGCTCGGAGGGCTCCTCGCGGAGGGTTACGTGGGGAACCGCAACGCCACCGACGCGGCGTTCGTGGTACGCGACGGGGTCCGCATGTACCGGACCGGTGACATGGTCGAGGAAGGCCCTGACGGGCTGGAGTTCCTCGGTCGCCGTGACTCACAGGTCAAGGTGCGCGGCGTGCGGATCGAACTAGGTGACGTCGAGGCGGCGCTGCGGCGGGTGACCGGATCCCACCAGGTCGCGGCGGTCGCCGTGCCAGACGGGACCGGCACGGTCAATCTGGTGGCCGTACTGGCTGGTGACAACCATGACCCGGACGATGTCCGGCGCCGGATCGTTGACGAGCTGCCACCGATGTACCGGCCGAGCCGGTATGTGCTGCTGGGAGAGGAGCTTCCACGGACGGTCTCGGGGAAGCTCGACCGGGTCACGGTGGCACGGCGGCTCCGCGACGACGCTGCCCAGGCCAGCGGCGGGCGACGTGGCTAG
- a CDS encoding nucleotidyl transferase AbiEii/AbiGii toxin family protein yields the protein MGGQTPPIHRRLAQIALQVGGQYGFALAGGHAIAAHGILDRPSEDVDLFADWQRRADFPTAVDEVIAAYRAEGLRVEVDLRLDTFARLHITDPAHPDQQHRVELVANWRAQPPVQMDIGPVLHPDDVMAGKMDALYNRAAARDFLDIDAAIGSGRYTLDQLCDLAHAADDGFDRSRFAAMLRHVDRFDDEDFTDYGLAPHEVADMRARVSAWRTALLRAVE from the coding sequence GTGGGCGGCCAGACTCCGCCGATCCATCGCCGGCTGGCGCAGATCGCCCTACAGGTCGGCGGCCAGTACGGGTTCGCCTTGGCCGGCGGGCACGCCATCGCCGCCCATGGCATCCTCGACCGCCCCAGCGAAGACGTCGACCTGTTCGCCGACTGGCAACGCCGCGCCGACTTCCCCACCGCCGTCGACGAAGTGATCGCCGCATACCGCGCCGAAGGTCTCCGCGTCGAGGTCGACCTTCGACTCGACACGTTCGCTCGGCTGCACATCACCGACCCGGCTCACCCAGACCAGCAGCACCGCGTGGAACTGGTGGCGAACTGGCGTGCCCAGCCGCCCGTCCAGATGGACATCGGTCCGGTCCTGCACCCCGATGACGTCATGGCCGGCAAGATGGACGCCCTCTACAACCGGGCAGCCGCCCGCGACTTCCTCGACATCGATGCCGCCATCGGCAGCGGCCGGTACACCCTCGACCAGCTCTGCGACCTCGCGCACGCCGCCGACGACGGATTCGACCGGAGCAGGTTCGCCGCGATGCTTCGCCACGTCGACCGCTTCGACGACGAAGACTTCACTGACTACGGTCTGGCGCCGCATGAGGTCGCCGACATGCGGGCTCGCGTCTCTGCATGGCGGACCGCCCTACTCCGAGCAGTCGAATAG
- a CDS encoding sulfotransferase domain-containing protein codes for MRQPTVRYQNEVMDSGRWEGFPFREGDIVVSTPAKCGTTWTQTICALLIFQTPELPARLDDLTYWLDMLTRSRDDIFAFYEAQRHRRFIKTHTPFDGLPIHDGVTYVAVGRDPRDVAISWDAHFQNVAQEAFDALLAAGGSPTQEPADTAPAPAQSAYNRFWAWLEDTNVQVGLPSMLHHLSGFWAERERPNVLLLHYDDLKSDLEGQMRFLAGRLGIEVPESRWPDLVRAATFDSMRGRAEALTPVAAMWRDPKRFFNQGVSGQWRDLLDEDDLRRYEDRVAKLAEPDLIDWLHRGPIVPAR; via the coding sequence TTGCGCCAACCGACGGTTCGGTACCAGAACGAGGTCATGGACAGCGGACGGTGGGAGGGTTTCCCGTTCCGCGAAGGTGACATCGTGGTTTCGACTCCCGCGAAGTGCGGGACGACGTGGACCCAGACGATCTGCGCCTTATTGATCTTTCAGACACCGGAGCTGCCGGCACGGCTGGACGACCTCACCTACTGGCTCGACATGTTGACTCGCAGCCGGGACGACATCTTCGCGTTCTACGAGGCGCAGCGGCATCGCCGTTTCATCAAGACTCATACGCCCTTCGACGGGCTGCCCATCCATGATGGGGTGACCTACGTCGCGGTCGGTCGGGATCCCCGGGACGTCGCGATCTCCTGGGACGCCCATTTCCAGAACGTCGCCCAAGAGGCCTTCGACGCGCTGCTGGCGGCCGGCGGTAGCCCGACCCAGGAGCCCGCGGATACGGCTCCGGCGCCTGCACAGTCCGCGTACAACCGGTTCTGGGCCTGGCTGGAGGACACCAATGTGCAGGTGGGCCTGCCGTCGATGCTGCACCACCTGTCGGGGTTCTGGGCCGAGCGGGAGCGGCCCAACGTGCTGCTGCTGCACTACGACGATCTGAAGTCAGATCTTGAAGGTCAGATGAGGTTCCTCGCCGGGCGCCTTGGAATCGAGGTGCCGGAGTCGCGGTGGCCGGATCTGGTGCGGGCGGCGACATTCGACTCGATGCGCGGCCGGGCGGAGGCTCTGACCCCGGTCGCGGCGATGTGGCGCGATCCGAAGCGGTTCTTCAACCAGGGTGTCAGCGGCCAGTGGCGGGACCTGCTCGACGAAGATGACCTGCGACGATACGAGGATCGGGTCGCGAAGCTGGCCGAGCCCGACCTCATCGACTGGTTGCACCGCGGCCCCATCGTTCCCGCCCGCTGA
- a CDS encoding DUF6880 family protein, with the protein MTGDELTVLVDRLRWDRRRDPCRGRREYSQTARQVAEECDRLVAEGRADLAVPVLRKAVDRITRALMYLDDSSGIIGDDLQELMDLYAKACVAALPNPISLAGWLVKLECDGPGWPRVRLADFAPALGKRGIAEVERLVAERARVADPESWTGAFAVRELREQLAEVSGDVDRYVAVLAEHLTNAVQYQRIAEALHAAGRRDEAIGWARRGVAANAGSPYTDRLRDLLVDMLVAADDTPGAVRVRREEFARHPTAAGYRSFIDAVEKAGGDDPTAWALGVLRDRITHQPAYASELVNVLLAVGRDEQAWQEALHHRRWLGGPQWQALLQGRAVTHPEEVIQPYRDLVEQAILNSADKRRYRRAVALLAALRAAYQAAGEAAAFGRYLAELRIAHKRRPTFLKTLDAAGL; encoded by the coding sequence ATGACCGGTGACGAGCTGACGGTGTTGGTGGACCGGCTGCGCTGGGACCGCCGGCGGGATCCCTGCCGGGGTCGACGGGAATACTCGCAGACCGCCCGCCAGGTGGCCGAGGAGTGTGATCGGTTGGTCGCCGAGGGGCGGGCGGATCTCGCGGTGCCGGTGTTGCGCAAGGCCGTCGACCGCATCACGCGGGCCCTGATGTATCTGGATGACTCCTCCGGGATCATCGGAGACGACCTGCAGGAGCTCATGGACCTGTACGCGAAGGCATGCGTTGCAGCACTGCCGAACCCGATCAGCCTGGCCGGCTGGCTGGTGAAGCTGGAGTGCGACGGCCCCGGCTGGCCCCGCGTCCGACTGGCTGACTTCGCTCCGGCGCTGGGGAAGCGGGGGATCGCGGAGGTGGAGCGGCTGGTCGCCGAGCGGGCACGCGTGGCCGACCCGGAGTCGTGGACCGGCGCGTTCGCGGTGCGTGAACTGCGGGAGCAGCTCGCTGAGGTGTCTGGAGATGTCGACCGGTACGTCGCGGTGTTGGCCGAGCACCTGACCAACGCCGTGCAGTACCAACGGATCGCCGAGGCGCTACATGCCGCCGGACGCCGGGACGAGGCGATCGGCTGGGCCCGGCGGGGCGTGGCCGCCAACGCGGGCTCGCCCTACACCGACCGGCTCCGTGACCTCCTGGTCGACATGCTCGTCGCCGCCGACGACACGCCGGGTGCCGTCCGGGTGCGGCGGGAGGAGTTCGCTCGGCATCCCACCGCTGCCGGGTACCGATCCTTCATCGACGCTGTGGAGAAGGCCGGTGGCGACGATCCGACAGCGTGGGCTCTGGGGGTGCTGCGCGACCGGATCACCCACCAGCCGGCGTACGCCTCTGAACTGGTAAACGTGCTGCTGGCGGTGGGCCGTGACGAGCAGGCGTGGCAGGAGGCCCTGCACCACCGGCGGTGGCTCGGTGGGCCGCAGTGGCAGGCTCTGCTGCAGGGGCGGGCCGTGACGCATCCGGAGGAGGTGATCCAGCCGTACCGGGACCTCGTCGAGCAGGCGATCCTCAACTCGGCTGACAAACGGCGCTACCGACGGGCCGTCGCGTTGCTTGCGGCCCTGCGGGCGGCGTACCAGGCGGCAGGAGAGGCCGCGGCTTTCGGACGGTACCTCGCGGAGCTGCGCATCGCGCACAAGCGCCGGCCGACGTTCCTCAAGACCCTCGACGCCGCCGGGCTGTAG
- a CDS encoding MBL fold metallo-hydrolase, whose product MLFTQYYLDCLSQASYLIGDETTGRAVLVDPRRDIDEYLADARVRGLTIEGVINTHFHADFLAGHLEVAAATGAWIGYGHRAETEYPSRKLADGERISLGDVTLEVMETPGHTPESISILIYERADDAVPYGVMTGDALFIGDVGRPDLLASLGVTAGELGAMLYDSVQRKLMGLPDEVRVFPAHGAGSACGKNLSTERQSTIGEQRRTNYACTPMSEEQFVALVTGGQPAAPGYFAFDAVLNRKAHELFDHTRQARPLDAAEFAEGRAEGAVVIDARDPQEFTAGHIRGAINIPADGRFAETAGSVVAPDRKVLVVAPQDREEEIVVRLARIGFDQVIGYLRKPEGAFLEMVADMTRASRVTATALREALDGTEAPVVLDVRNAGEREQGAVAGSLHIPLAELTRRVDEVPTDRPVVVHCAGGYRSSVAASLLRNAGRADVSDLLGGYGAWQTLHTAV is encoded by the coding sequence ATGTTGTTCACCCAGTACTACCTGGACTGCCTGTCCCAAGCCTCGTACCTCATCGGTGACGAGACCACCGGTCGGGCGGTACTCGTCGACCCGCGCCGGGACATCGACGAATACCTGGCCGACGCCCGGGTCCGGGGGCTGACCATCGAAGGGGTGATCAACACCCACTTCCACGCCGACTTCCTCGCCGGCCACCTCGAGGTAGCCGCGGCGACCGGGGCGTGGATCGGTTACGGGCACCGCGCCGAGACCGAGTACCCGAGCCGCAAGCTCGCCGACGGTGAGCGGATCAGCCTCGGCGACGTGACCCTCGAAGTCATGGAGACCCCGGGTCACACGCCGGAGTCCATCAGCATCCTGATCTACGAGCGCGCCGACGACGCGGTGCCGTACGGGGTGATGACGGGCGACGCGCTGTTCATCGGTGACGTCGGCCGCCCCGACCTGCTCGCATCCCTCGGCGTCACCGCCGGTGAGCTCGGCGCCATGCTCTACGACAGCGTGCAGCGCAAACTGATGGGTCTCCCCGACGAGGTGCGGGTCTTCCCCGCCCACGGCGCCGGCTCGGCCTGCGGCAAGAACCTCTCCACCGAACGGCAGTCCACCATCGGCGAACAGCGCCGCACCAACTACGCCTGCACCCCGATGAGCGAGGAGCAGTTCGTCGCCCTGGTCACCGGCGGGCAGCCGGCCGCGCCCGGCTACTTCGCCTTCGACGCCGTGCTCAACCGCAAGGCCCACGAACTGTTCGACCACACCCGGCAGGCGCGCCCACTCGACGCTGCCGAGTTCGCCGAGGGCCGCGCCGAGGGGGCGGTGGTGATCGACGCCCGCGACCCGCAGGAGTTCACCGCAGGGCACATCCGGGGTGCGATCAACATCCCGGCCGACGGGCGGTTCGCCGAGACCGCCGGCAGCGTGGTCGCTCCGGACCGCAAGGTACTCGTGGTCGCCCCGCAGGACCGGGAGGAGGAAATCGTCGTACGCCTCGCGCGGATCGGCTTCGACCAGGTGATCGGGTACCTACGGAAGCCCGAGGGAGCCTTCCTGGAGATGGTCGCCGACATGACCCGGGCCAGCCGGGTCACCGCCACCGCACTGCGCGAGGCGCTGGACGGGACCGAGGCGCCGGTGGTGCTGGACGTACGCAATGCCGGGGAGCGGGAACAGGGTGCCGTCGCCGGGTCGCTGCACATCCCCCTGGCCGAGCTGACCCGACGCGTCGACGAGGTGCCGACCGATCGCCCGGTCGTCGTGCACTGCGCCGGCGGCTACCGCTCCTCGGTCGCGGCCAGCCTGCTCCGCAACGCGGGTCGGGCGGACGTCTCCGACCTGCTCGGCGGCTACGGCGCGTGGCAGACGCTGCACACAGCGGTCTGA
- a CDS encoding peptidase inhibitor family I36 protein produces MRSILSILSLAAALLVVAPPNAAQAAAWSCSSGYVCVWSGTGGTGSRCTWSDADPDWLSGSIQCGWTAAYAVRSAWNRGTSTSYRGVEFYTYSNYVNPDLLLGQGIKYDGLNDFYRSHRWVS; encoded by the coding sequence ATGAGATCAATCCTCAGCATTCTGAGTCTCGCAGCGGCCCTTTTGGTAGTTGCACCGCCAAACGCTGCCCAGGCTGCTGCTTGGTCCTGCTCCAGTGGATACGTTTGCGTTTGGAGTGGAACAGGTGGGACGGGAAGCAGGTGCACCTGGTCCGATGCTGACCCTGACTGGCTAAGTGGAAGCATTCAATGCGGGTGGACCGCAGCTTACGCGGTTCGCTCAGCATGGAATCGCGGGACGAGCACGTCCTACCGCGGCGTCGAGTTCTACACCTATTCCAACTACGTCAACCCGGACCTCTTATTGGGGCAGGGAATCAAGTATGACGGCCTTAATGATTTCTATCGCTCACATCGCTGGGTGAGTTGA
- a CDS encoding MFS transporter, translating to MTASPVGPRLGLRANSAQFLLLVVVNALVGGVLGTERTVLPLLGQQEFHLTAHTYILAFGATKAVTNVFAGTLSDRYGRKPVLLAGWLVAIPVPLMLIWAPSWGWVVAANVLLGVNQGLAWSTTVIMKIDLAGPRRRGLAMGLNEAAGYLAVAATALATGALAARHGLRPAPFLLGAAYVAVGLGLASLLVRETRGHAHHEAATQQAAEGAHRGDLTTRQVFSLVSWREPALSSASQAVLVNNLNDGLAWGLFPVLFAAAGPFGRFGDRRRLGGGRRQRLFADHAEPSRDGRQGDRQVGAGRRADVHQPGAVERFVQ from the coding sequence ATGACCGCGAGCCCTGTCGGGCCGAGGCTCGGCCTACGGGCGAATTCCGCCCAGTTTCTCCTCCTCGTCGTGGTCAACGCGTTGGTGGGTGGCGTGCTCGGCACCGAGCGCACCGTCCTGCCACTCCTGGGGCAGCAGGAGTTCCACCTGACCGCCCACACCTACATCCTCGCCTTCGGCGCCACCAAGGCGGTCACCAACGTCTTCGCCGGCACCCTCTCCGACCGGTACGGCCGCAAGCCGGTGCTGCTGGCCGGCTGGCTGGTGGCGATCCCCGTACCGCTGATGCTCATCTGGGCGCCGAGCTGGGGCTGGGTGGTGGCGGCCAACGTCCTGCTCGGCGTGAACCAGGGGCTTGCCTGGTCCACCACGGTGATCATGAAGATAGACCTGGCCGGGCCGCGTCGGCGCGGCCTCGCGATGGGGCTGAACGAGGCGGCCGGGTATCTTGCCGTGGCCGCGACGGCGCTGGCGACCGGAGCGTTGGCCGCTCGTCACGGCCTGCGCCCCGCGCCGTTCCTGCTCGGCGCCGCCTACGTGGCGGTGGGCCTCGGCCTGGCGTCGCTCCTGGTGCGGGAGACGCGTGGGCACGCCCACCACGAGGCGGCCACCCAACAGGCTGCCGAGGGCGCTCACCGGGGTGATCTCACCACCCGGCAGGTCTTCAGTTTGGTCAGCTGGCGGGAACCGGCACTGAGCTCGGCAAGCCAAGCCGTCCTGGTGAACAACCTCAACGACGGCCTCGCCTGGGGCCTGTTTCCCGTGCTGTTCGCCGCCGCCGGCCCGTTCGGCCGCTTCGGAGATCGCCGCCGCCTCGGCGGCGGTCGCCGCCAGCGGCTTTTCGCAGACCACGCCGAGCCCAGCCGCGATGGCCGACAGGGCGATCGGCAGGTGGGTGCCGGTCGGCGTGCAGATGTCCACCAGCCCGGCGCCGTCGAGCGCTTCGTCCAGTGA
- a CDS encoding UPF0158 family protein, with the protein MLDVRHLDLEEIATALQDQSAYEYRWLIDPASGEIMMWTADGGIDGKTPVDLDELDLVPIEALPPSVWHRDMVDFAERVSDEQAGRTLLRAVQGRGAFRRFRDELHDEYPHLLTVWHAFHQARATRRAIDWLLDSSLIDDAAASRWRIEHPDPDVP; encoded by the coding sequence ATGCTCGACGTACGCCACCTCGATCTCGAGGAGATCGCCACGGCGCTGCAGGACCAGAGCGCGTACGAGTACCGCTGGCTCATCGATCCGGCCAGCGGGGAGATCATGATGTGGACGGCTGACGGCGGCATCGACGGGAAGACCCCGGTGGACCTGGATGAACTCGACCTGGTTCCGATCGAGGCGTTACCGCCCTCCGTCTGGCACCGCGACATGGTCGACTTTGCCGAGCGGGTCAGCGACGAGCAGGCGGGCCGCACGCTCTTACGGGCCGTCCAAGGCAGGGGTGCCTTCCGACGGTTCAGGGACGAACTGCACGACGAGTATCCGCACCTGCTGACGGTCTGGCACGCCTTCCACCAGGCTCGGGCAACCCGCCGGGCCATTGACTGGCTGCTCGACAGCAGCCTGATCGATGACGCTGCCGCGAGCCGCTGGCGGATCGAGCACCCTGACCCGGACGTGCCATGA
- a CDS encoding GNAT family N-acetyltransferase codes for MRTRGPANWSIDIDDPVVGVGEFVMADEAAYCALDRRLGYAELSLRRETVAARLSVVDIADVGSFTPQYRDQLGIDDCRGAVRLVGGGLGQFRAGVWASPVAEPDRQALITELVRQAVDEARRDGTAAVSPFVGAADLAAFTSAAEGVRTRAQASWCSLPIGAPGDVDEFIDGQERKCRQTWRRDQRDAERLGLTHEVVPLVDEHLRAAAPLVAEVARRNGLDEHVRIAQWRVKNYLRRPGHHFLIRSSAGGQALAYTVCRRWGGTLDAHTVGIDGHTPHRRSVYHFAAYLAPLGVAISAGLRRLDLGLAHEQPKLVRGCQAEPMWFVDYRVS; via the coding sequence ATGCGCACACGGGGGCCAGCGAACTGGTCGATCGACATCGACGATCCCGTGGTCGGTGTCGGCGAGTTCGTGATGGCGGACGAGGCGGCGTACTGCGCGCTCGATCGCCGGTTGGGGTACGCCGAGTTGTCGCTGCGCCGCGAGACCGTGGCTGCCCGCCTGTCGGTGGTCGACATCGCCGACGTCGGGTCGTTCACGCCGCAGTACCGCGATCAGCTCGGCATCGATGACTGTCGCGGGGCGGTGCGACTTGTCGGTGGCGGGCTGGGTCAGTTCCGCGCTGGAGTCTGGGCCTCGCCCGTGGCTGAGCCGGACCGGCAGGCGCTGATCACCGAACTGGTACGACAGGCCGTGGACGAAGCGCGTCGCGACGGTACGGCTGCCGTGTCGCCGTTCGTCGGCGCGGCGGACCTGGCGGCCTTCACCTCGGCCGCCGAGGGCGTCCGCACCCGCGCGCAGGCGTCGTGGTGTTCCCTGCCGATCGGCGCGCCTGGCGACGTCGACGAGTTCATCGACGGCCAGGAACGGAAGTGTCGCCAGACCTGGCGGCGGGACCAGCGCGACGCGGAGCGGCTCGGCCTGACCCACGAGGTGGTGCCGCTCGTCGACGAACACCTCCGGGCGGCGGCTCCGCTGGTGGCCGAAGTGGCCCGGCGCAACGGACTGGACGAGCACGTACGGATCGCCCAGTGGCGGGTGAAGAACTATCTGAGGCGGCCCGGCCACCACTTTCTGATCCGGAGCTCGGCCGGCGGTCAGGCCCTGGCGTACACGGTGTGCCGCAGGTGGGGCGGCACCCTCGACGCCCACACCGTGGGGATCGACGGCCATACCCCGCACCGGCGGTCGGTCTACCACTTCGCGGCGTACCTGGCCCCGCTGGGTGTTGCGATCTCCGCGGGGCTCCGGCGCCTGGACCTGGGTCTTGCCCACGAACAACCCAAGCTGGTACGCGGTTGTCAGGCCGAACCCATGTGGTTCGTCGACTACCGGGTCAGCTAG